A window of Costertonia aggregata contains these coding sequences:
- a CDS encoding VCBS repeat-containing protein — protein sequence MKSVVSNKICCFLFFLALLSSCKSNDSDTKEDFGNDNTLFTLLSPEETGIDFINKVENQKNFNIFKYRNFYNGGGVAIGDINNDGLADIYLTGNMEPNKLYLNKGNFVFEDISKTANVEGNKPWSTGVVMADINADGLLDIYVSNAGNMEGNNHDNDLYINNGDLTFTEKSEEFNLAKTGFSTHATFFDYDKDGDLDAYILNNSNIPVSSLGYAEQRDVRAQDWEGVPDIFKGVGDMLLRNDDGKFVDVSEDAGIYGSLIGFGLGVMVTDINNDLYPDIYVSNDFYERDYLYINNQDGTFSEEIKKWTSHLSLSAMGIDMADINNDGNTDIFITDMLPEPDERVKSVMTFEGYNVFKLKQSKDFYQQYIQNTLQLNNGNGTFSEVAYYSGVDATDWSWAGLLFDMDNDGLRDIYITNGVNHDLTDIDFVDFFANEIIQKMALTGKKESIDSIINKMPIKPQPNYAYKNNGDITFKNASKEWGLQIPSLSNGAAYGDLDNDGDLDLVVNNVNMQSFVYQNNAEKQTDHNYIKIDFEGTEKNKFAIGTKVWLYYDNARVVQELMPSRGFQSSMDYVMTIGLGDTKTIDSLRVVWPDDRTQLLKKVEANQFLHLKHTDATKTFSYPKTPLTKTLLTQINSPLNYRHEENNYNDFDYEGLIYKLLSQEGPALAVADVDNDGNEDVFIGGAKGQSASVLFHENSGILGQKSQKAFQDDANFEDTAAAFFDVDNDGDQDLLVGSGGNEIEQQSSYRTRLYLNNGKGNFSKSGQNLPSTFKNIAVIAPNDFDNDGDIDVFIGSRSVVGTYGVDPNHLFLENNGDGTFTDATERLAYDTKDAGMITSAIWVDMDGDDKKDLVTVSDWGIPNIYKNSGRRLSKSTTTLDSLYGWWNVVEFADLDKDGDQDLVLGNQGSNLHYKPTGENPMKMWINDFDNNGTLEQIVTQNFNGKDYPLHQKKELTEQMVKLKKENLKASDYAKRTIEELFEKEVFEKSIVKTAAISESVIAINEGGGKFTIKKLPSRVQLSCVCGISCTDINNDGHLDLIMAGNNFEFKPQYSRLDASYGNVLLGDGKLNFEWQDYNTSGFFIREEVKHLKQFKDKKGNTFLIAAINDNEPKVFTLNE from the coding sequence ATGAAGAGTGTTGTTTCAAATAAAATATGCTGTTTTCTTTTTTTCTTAGCGTTACTATCATCCTGTAAATCAAACGATAGCGACACCAAAGAAGATTTTGGTAATGACAATACATTATTTACATTGCTTTCCCCCGAGGAAACGGGCATAGATTTTATAAACAAAGTAGAAAATCAGAAAAACTTCAATATTTTCAAATACCGTAATTTTTATAATGGTGGCGGGGTGGCCATTGGCGATATCAATAACGATGGTTTGGCCGATATTTATCTCACGGGAAATATGGAACCCAACAAACTGTACTTGAACAAAGGCAATTTTGTATTTGAGGACATCTCAAAGACCGCCAATGTTGAAGGCAACAAACCTTGGTCTACCGGGGTGGTCATGGCCGACATAAATGCAGATGGCCTTCTGGATATTTATGTGAGCAATGCCGGTAATATGGAGGGCAACAATCACGACAATGACCTGTACATAAACAATGGGGACCTTACATTTACCGAAAAATCCGAAGAGTTCAACCTTGCCAAAACGGGTTTTTCCACTCACGCAACTTTCTTTGATTATGATAAGGACGGGGATTTGGATGCGTACATCTTAAACAACAGTAATATTCCGGTAAGTAGTTTGGGCTATGCGGAACAAAGGGACGTACGTGCCCAGGATTGGGAAGGCGTACCCGATATTTTCAAAGGCGTTGGCGATATGCTTTTACGCAATGATGATGGGAAATTTGTTGACGTAAGCGAGGACGCTGGTATTTATGGCAGTTTAATCGGTTTTGGATTGGGCGTAATGGTGACCGATATAAACAATGACCTGTATCCCGATATCTATGTTTCCAATGACTTTTATGAAAGGGATTATCTATACATAAACAATCAAGATGGTACGTTTTCGGAAGAAATCAAAAAATGGACCTCCCATTTGAGTTTGTCGGCCATGGGGATAGATATGGCCGATATCAACAATGATGGAAATACTGATATATTCATTACCGATATGCTTCCCGAGCCAGATGAAAGGGTAAAATCCGTAATGACCTTTGAAGGCTACAACGTTTTCAAATTAAAGCAGAGCAAAGACTTTTATCAACAATATATACAGAATACACTTCAATTGAACAACGGTAACGGTACATTTTCAGAGGTAGCCTATTACAGCGGTGTAGATGCTACGGATTGGAGCTGGGCAGGCCTACTTTTTGATATGGACAATGACGGTCTGCGCGATATTTATATTACCAATGGCGTAAACCATGACCTTACCGATATAGATTTCGTAGATTTCTTCGCCAATGAAATCATTCAAAAAATGGCACTTACGGGAAAAAAAGAATCCATTGACTCTATCATAAATAAAATGCCCATAAAGCCCCAACCTAATTATGCTTACAAAAATAACGGTGATATTACCTTCAAAAACGCCAGCAAAGAGTGGGGCTTACAAATTCCGAGTCTCTCCAATGGTGCTGCATACGGGGACTTGGACAATGACGGGGACCTGGATTTAGTGGTAAACAACGTAAACATGCAGTCCTTTGTTTATCAAAACAATGCTGAAAAGCAAACTGACCACAACTACATCAAAATAGATTTTGAAGGTACCGAAAAAAATAAGTTCGCCATAGGTACAAAGGTTTGGCTATATTACGATAACGCAAGAGTAGTTCAAGAGTTGATGCCCTCAAGAGGGTTTCAATCCTCAATGGACTATGTCATGACCATTGGTCTAGGAGATACAAAAACCATAGACTCCCTTCGTGTAGTTTGGCCTGATGACAGGACACAACTTTTGAAAAAAGTGGAAGCGAACCAATTTCTGCATCTTAAACATACCGATGCAACAAAAACTTTTTCCTATCCCAAAACTCCTCTAACAAAAACTTTGTTGACGCAGATAAACAGTCCGCTAAACTATCGTCACGAAGAAAACAATTACAACGATTTTGATTACGAGGGGTTAATTTACAAGCTACTGTCTCAAGAAGGTCCGGCACTAGCGGTTGCCGACGTTGACAACGATGGTAATGAAGATGTTTTTATAGGGGGTGCAAAGGGGCAATCGGCCTCTGTGCTATTTCACGAAAATTCTGGTATTCTAGGCCAAAAGTCTCAAAAAGCTTTTCAAGATGATGCCAATTTTGAAGACACGGCCGCAGCATTTTTTGATGTTGATAATGACGGTGACCAAGACTTATTGGTCGGCAGTGGTGGTAATGAAATAGAACAGCAGAGTTCGTACAGGACCCGGTTGTATTTGAACAATGGTAAGGGGAATTTTTCAAAGTCCGGTCAAAACCTCCCTTCCACCTTCAAAAACATAGCGGTCATAGCACCCAACGACTTTGATAACGATGGGGACATAGACGTATTCATAGGATCTAGGAGCGTAGTAGGCACTTATGGTGTAGACCCAAATCATCTATTTTTAGAAAATAACGGTGATGGTACATTTACCGATGCGACGGAACGTTTGGCATATGACACCAAAGATGCAGGAATGATAACCAGCGCCATTTGGGTAGATATGGATGGGGACGATAAAAAAGACCTTGTAACTGTATCGGACTGGGGAATTCCCAATATCTATAAAAACTCTGGCAGAAGGTTATCAAAATCAACCACTACGTTGGATAGCTTGTACGGTTGGTGGAACGTCGTTGAATTCGCGGATTTGGACAAAGACGGTGATCAAGACTTAGTTCTGGGAAATCAAGGTAGTAACCTTCACTACAAACCTACCGGCGAAAATCCCATGAAAATGTGGATCAACGATTTTGACAATAATGGTACTTTGGAACAAATAGTTACACAAAATTTCAATGGTAAGGATTATCCATTACATCAGAAAAAAGAACTTACCGAACAAATGGTCAAGTTAAAAAAGGAAAATTTGAAGGCATCGGATTATGCGAAAAGAACCATAGAGGAACTTTTTGAGAAAGAAGTTTTTGAAAAATCCATAGTAAAGACTGCAGCAATATCCGAATCTGTAATCGCCATAAACGAAGGCGGTGGCAAGTTTACCATCAAAAAACTGCCAAGCAGAGTACAGCTTTCCTGTGTTTGCGGGATTAGCTGTACCGACATCAATAACGATGGGCATTTGGACTTGATAATGGCCGGTAACAATTTTGAGTTCAAACCACAGTACTCAAGGCTCGATGCCAGTTACGGGAACGTTCTTCTCGGCGATGGCAAGCTTAATTTCGAGTGGCAAGATTACAATACGAGTGGCTTTTTTATCCGGGAAGAGGTAAAACACTTAAAACAATTCAAGGATAAAAAGGGAAACACATTTTTGATCGCCGCGATAAACGATAATGAACCAAAGGTTTTTACACTGAATGAATAA
- a CDS encoding vanadium-dependent haloperoxidase, with protein MKIVLLGVLFMAFVSCNEKSGSIAVTDQDLHNAVDAVTNIMIHDIFSPPVASRIFAYPNIAAYEIVALHNSDYVSLAGQVNGLEPIPEPSPKDSINYQLAALIAHMDLSKKLIFSEEKMDVLRDSLYTTWQNQNTSVFESSKTYGLQVAEHVAAWMNKDNYAQTRTMPKFTVDSDNPERWQPTPPAYMDGIEPHWSKIRPFVIDSSEQFKPVPPPPFSMEEDSDFYKELKEVYDISNEITAKGDDSEEIKIAQFWDCNPYVSVTRGHLMFATKKITPGAHWIGIAKIASKKTNADFDKTLYAYTKTSIAIADAFISCWDEKYRSNLIRPETLINEHIDDSWKPVLQTPPFPEYTSGHSVVSGAAAIALTDIFGDNFSFDDDTEVPYGLPIRSFSSFNAAADEAAISRMYGGIHYRAAVEVGVEQGRKLGKFVMKKLNMTHSDTPVVSN; from the coding sequence ATGAAAATAGTGCTTTTGGGTGTTCTTTTTATGGCCTTTGTTTCCTGTAATGAAAAATCGGGATCAATAGCCGTGACAGACCAGGACTTGCATAATGCTGTCGATGCGGTTACGAATATTATGATACACGATATATTCTCACCGCCCGTTGCAAGCCGTATTTTTGCGTATCCCAATATAGCTGCATACGAAATCGTAGCATTACATAACAGTGATTACGTTTCCTTGGCAGGGCAAGTAAACGGTTTGGAACCAATACCCGAACCTAGCCCCAAGGATTCCATAAATTATCAATTGGCTGCATTGATCGCACATATGGATCTGAGCAAAAAATTGATTTTTTCAGAGGAAAAAATGGACGTCTTGAGAGATAGTTTGTACACTACTTGGCAAAACCAAAATACTTCTGTTTTTGAATCCTCTAAGACCTACGGTTTACAAGTGGCCGAACATGTAGCAGCCTGGATGAACAAGGATAACTATGCCCAAACCCGTACCATGCCCAAATTTACCGTTGATAGTGATAACCCTGAAAGATGGCAACCCACCCCACCGGCATATATGGATGGTATAGAACCGCACTGGAGTAAAATACGTCCTTTTGTCATTGACTCCTCGGAACAATTCAAACCCGTTCCCCCTCCTCCATTTTCAATGGAGGAAGACTCCGATTTTTATAAAGAATTGAAAGAGGTTTACGACATAAGCAATGAGATTACGGCAAAAGGTGATGATTCCGAAGAAATAAAAATAGCCCAATTTTGGGATTGCAATCCCTATGTCTCGGTAACACGGGGGCATCTTATGTTTGCTACAAAAAAGATAACACCAGGAGCGCATTGGATCGGTATCGCCAAAATTGCCAGTAAAAAAACCAATGCCGATTTCGACAAAACTTTGTACGCCTACACAAAAACATCCATCGCCATTGCAGATGCCTTCATTAGCTGTTGGGACGAAAAATACAGAAGCAACCTTATTAGGCCCGAAACCCTTATAAACGAGCATATTGACGATAGTTGGAAACCAGTACTGCAAACACCGCCCTTTCCTGAATATACAAGTGGCCATAGTGTTGTCTCAGGTGCTGCTGCCATAGCCCTAACGGATATTTTTGGCGACAATTTTTCGTTTGATGATGATACCGAAGTACCTTATGGTTTACCCATCAGGTCGTTTTCTTCTTTTAACGCTGCTGCTGATGAGGCAGCCATAAGCCGTATGTATGGTGGCATACATTATAGGGCCGCGGTCGAAGTAGGTGTTGAACAAGGTAGAAAACTGGGTAAGTTTGTCATGAAAAAACTAAATATGACCCATTCGGATACTCCCGTAGTCTCAAATTAA
- a CDS encoding CRTAC1 family protein, which yields MNKHIVYMLAVLICFGCNDEGTLFKNPPPDETGITFANNLTETDDLNILDYLYFYNGGGVAIGDINNDNLPDIYFSGNQEKNKLYLNKGNLQFEDITDFAGVSGNSTWNTGTVMGDVNGDGLLDIYVCAVVGINGFNGHNELFINNGLSKSSGQVTFTESAAKYGLDFDSYSSSAAFLDYDKDGDLDIYLLNHAVHTQESYGKADLRLKRNYQTGDKLLRNDNGKFTDVSEMAGIFGGINGYGLGIAVSDFNQDGWPDIYVGNDFHEDDYYYLNNKNGTFTESLKKHFGHTSRFSMGNDVADINQDGLPDLISLDMLPEDEMVLKSSEGDDNIQTQKLRIQNYGYHYQFTRNMLYINQPDGNYMETALLSGIAATDWSWSSLFGDYDQDGLQDLFISNGIPKRPNNLDFINFTSNDQIKNKINNTKLVDQQALDLMPSGRTHNYIFKGANDLKFINKSKDWIVKDTLATGATAWGDLDNDGDLDLVTSNINSPAKIYINKTNEKANYLKLKFEYKKDNILGIGTKVFSYHQGKQQYKELYTVRGFQASSQPILHFGYGKTDVVDSVKVIWPNGTYQMVKNIKANRTLTIKPKNTKVFDYASIRPKTKVIFNKIDTNLGIDFTHTEDNYTDFNRQKLIPYQISDRGPAVAVKDLDNDGKEDIFFGGSKFMPSKVYIQTDSVYIPKLIPQISKDSIKEDVTATIADFNNDGKNDLMIGSGGADFYNKMKPLLNSYYKQKDSLFVDAKLPDYFENTSVVKPYDYDGDGDVDVFVGNQSVSNDFGKIPKSYLLENKNGEFSAIEITESGMVTDAVWDDFDGDGTTDLIIVGEWMQPIFYKNNNGKLTPTPTIDESLAGLWQSILPFDIDGDGDTDYLLGNWGVNNKFSISSDAPVKMYYGDFDKNGQTETITAIRKNGEYYPLEGLDGLSGQMVSLRKKFTSYSSLAGKTVEEIFDKDVLKRAKIFEINELRSGYLKNNDGDFVFIPFQTALQVSPILSFVSFDFDADGEEEVLAAGNYFGVKPYHGRFDSFPGALIKNEKSVILGNRLGLDLTQKSVRHLNIIYLKNQPYLLVTFNNDKAHVYELRQ from the coding sequence ATGAATAAGCACATTGTATACATGCTGGCAGTGCTCATATGCTTTGGTTGCAACGATGAAGGCACACTTTTCAAAAATCCACCTCCCGATGAAACGGGAATTACTTTTGCAAATAATCTTACCGAAACCGATGACCTCAACATTTTGGATTATCTGTATTTTTATAACGGTGGTGGGGTTGCCATTGGCGACATAAACAACGACAACTTGCCCGATATCTACTTTTCGGGGAACCAAGAAAAAAACAAGCTTTACCTAAATAAAGGAAACCTGCAATTTGAGGACATAACAGATTTTGCAGGGGTCTCAGGAAATAGCACATGGAATACGGGTACGGTCATGGGCGATGTAAATGGTGATGGCCTTTTGGATATTTACGTGTGTGCCGTGGTAGGCATCAATGGGTTCAACGGTCATAACGAACTTTTTATCAACAATGGCCTTTCAAAAAGTTCGGGGCAGGTTACTTTTACCGAGAGTGCTGCCAAATATGGGCTTGATTTTGACTCTTATAGTTCTTCTGCCGCTTTTTTGGATTATGATAAGGATGGCGATTTGGACATATACCTTCTAAACCATGCCGTACACACCCAAGAATCTTACGGAAAAGCTGATTTACGGTTAAAACGAAATTATCAGACCGGTGATAAACTACTCAGAAACGATAATGGGAAATTCACCGATGTCAGTGAAATGGCAGGCATATTTGGAGGCATAAACGGCTATGGCTTGGGCATTGCAGTTTCAGATTTTAATCAAGACGGTTGGCCCGATATTTATGTAGGCAACGATTTTCATGAAGATGACTACTACTATCTAAACAACAAAAACGGAACATTTACCGAAAGCCTTAAAAAACACTTTGGACACACCAGTAGATTTTCTATGGGGAATGACGTAGCCGACATCAATCAAGATGGTTTGCCCGATTTGATTTCTTTGGATATGCTTCCAGAGGATGAAATGGTTCTAAAATCCTCGGAAGGGGACGACAACATACAAACACAAAAACTAAGAATACAAAATTACGGGTACCATTACCAATTTACCAGAAATATGCTATATATCAACCAGCCCGATGGTAATTATATGGAAACCGCTTTACTTAGCGGTATAGCCGCTACCGACTGGAGCTGGAGTTCCCTTTTTGGGGATTATGACCAAGATGGACTTCAGGATCTGTTCATTTCAAACGGAATTCCCAAACGCCCCAATAACCTGGATTTTATAAATTTCACTTCGAACGATCAAATAAAAAACAAAATAAACAATACCAAACTGGTAGATCAACAGGCGTTGGATCTAATGCCCAGTGGCAGAACGCATAACTATATTTTTAAGGGAGCAAACGATTTAAAATTTATAAACAAATCCAAAGATTGGATTGTCAAAGACACTTTGGCAACCGGAGCAACGGCTTGGGGAGATCTCGATAACGATGGGGATTTAGATTTGGTGACGAGTAATATCAACAGTCCCGCCAAAATATATATCAACAAGACCAATGAAAAGGCAAACTACCTGAAGTTGAAATTTGAGTATAAAAAAGATAATATTTTGGGTATTGGCACTAAAGTGTTCTCGTACCACCAAGGCAAACAGCAATATAAAGAGCTGTACACGGTAAGGGGATTTCAAGCCTCTTCCCAACCTATACTACATTTTGGTTATGGTAAAACGGATGTAGTGGATTCGGTGAAGGTCATTTGGCCCAATGGCACCTATCAAATGGTGAAAAACATAAAAGCAAACCGGACACTTACCATAAAACCAAAAAATACCAAAGTATTTGATTACGCTTCAATACGGCCAAAAACCAAGGTGATTTTCAATAAGATAGACACTAATCTTGGCATAGATTTTACGCATACAGAAGATAATTATACCGATTTCAACCGACAAAAACTCATCCCTTATCAAATATCGGATAGAGGGCCCGCAGTAGCCGTTAAAGATTTAGACAATGACGGCAAGGAAGATATATTCTTTGGTGGTTCAAAATTCATGCCCTCAAAGGTGTATATACAAACCGATTCTGTTTATATCCCCAAACTAATTCCTCAGATAAGCAAAGACTCAATTAAAGAAGATGTGACCGCCACAATAGCCGATTTCAACAATGATGGGAAAAATGACCTGATGATAGGCTCTGGCGGAGCTGATTTTTACAACAAAATGAAGCCATTGTTAAACAGTTATTACAAGCAAAAAGATTCGTTGTTCGTAGATGCAAAATTGCCCGATTACTTCGAAAACACTTCTGTTGTAAAGCCATATGACTATGACGGGGATGGCGATGTAGATGTGTTCGTCGGTAACCAGTCCGTATCCAACGACTTTGGGAAAATTCCCAAATCCTATCTGTTGGAAAATAAAAACGGGGAATTCTCCGCAATTGAAATTACGGAATCCGGAATGGTGACCGATGCCGTTTGGGATGATTTTGATGGTGACGGCACAACAGATCTAATCATCGTTGGTGAATGGATGCAACCGATATTTTATAAGAACAATAATGGCAAACTTACCCCTACTCCCACTATTGATGAATCTTTGGCAGGACTTTGGCAAAGTATCCTGCCTTTTGATATTGATGGCGACGGTGATACAGATTACCTTTTGGGCAATTGGGGTGTAAACAACAAATTCAGTATATCTTCGGATGCCCCTGTAAAAATGTACTATGGGGATTTTGATAAAAACGGACAAACCGAAACCATTACCGCCATCAGAAAAAATGGCGAATATTATCCCTTGGAGGGTCTGGACGGCCTTTCAGGTCAAATGGTAAGCCTTCGTAAAAAATTCACTTCATACAGTAGCCTTGCTGGTAAGACCGTAGAAGAGATATTTGATAAGGATGTATTGAAAAGGGCTAAAATATTTGAAATAAACGAACTCAGATCAGGGTATTTGAAAAATAACGATGGTGATTTTGTATTTATTCCGTTTCAAACAGCATTACAGGTTTCCCCCATACTATCGTTTGTATCTTTTGATTTTGATGCAGATGGTGAAGAAGAGGTTTTGGCCGCTGGAAACTATTTTGGTGTAAAGCCGTACCATGGCAGGTTCGATTCTTTTCCCGGAGCGCTGATAAAAAACGAAAAAAGTGTAATTTTGGGAAACCGTTTAGGTTTAGACCTTACGCAAAAATCCGTACGGCATTTAAATATTATCTACCTAAAAAACCAACCCTATTTACTGGTAACGTTTAATAATGATAAAGCTCATGTATACGAGCTAAGACAATAA